One window of the Streptomyces asoensis genome contains the following:
- a CDS encoding DUF692 domain-containing protein produces the protein MASNHSTDSPISVSGAGLGYRKELSNEFSLHSAEIDVVEILADQWFGYDNPRRLREVADEFSTVLHGVGMSLAGAGRIPDDYLEEIRKVTDACGASYYSEHLAMTHVPGADAGHLCPPVISEEGLRACIRNVDRAQTALGVPLALENITYSFSLGADHVDAATFFTQLVAATGCYMLLDVANLYINSKNHSFDPLSYLDKLPTDRIVQVHLAGGVVTSTGQHIDSHSETIGDEIWRLAADTAERCSPSAVIVERDDNFPDFEALIKEVAMARDIFFPKAERR, from the coding sequence ATGGCCTCGAACCATTCTACGGACTCTCCAATCTCGGTCTCCGGAGCAGGTCTGGGTTACCGCAAGGAGCTGAGCAATGAATTCTCGCTGCACAGCGCGGAAATCGACGTCGTCGAGATTCTTGCGGATCAGTGGTTCGGCTACGACAACCCGAGACGCCTGCGTGAAGTTGCTGATGAATTTTCTACCGTGCTGCACGGAGTCGGAATGTCGTTGGCCGGTGCAGGGCGCATTCCGGATGACTATCTGGAAGAAATTCGCAAGGTCACGGATGCCTGTGGTGCCTCCTACTACAGTGAACATCTCGCGATGACTCATGTCCCGGGGGCAGACGCCGGACATCTGTGCCCGCCCGTCATCAGTGAGGAAGGGCTGCGCGCATGCATCAGAAATGTGGATCGAGCGCAGACCGCCCTCGGTGTTCCGCTCGCTCTGGAGAACATCACCTACTCTTTCTCCCTCGGCGCCGATCATGTCGACGCGGCCACCTTCTTTACGCAACTCGTGGCCGCTACCGGGTGCTACATGCTGCTTGACGTGGCGAATCTCTACATCAACTCGAAGAACCATTCTTTTGACCCTCTGAGCTATTTGGACAAGCTGCCGACAGATCGAATTGTCCAAGTCCATCTGGCCGGTGGTGTGGTGACGTCGACGGGGCAGCACATCGACAGCCATTCCGAGACGATCGGGGATGAGATCTGGCGATTGGCGGCCGACACCGCCGAGCGTTGCAGCCCGAGCGCAGTCATCGTGGAGCGCGACGATAACTTCCCTGATTTCGAGGCACTCATCAAGGAAGTTGCCATGGCCCGTGACATCTTCTTTCCCAAGGCTGAGAGAAGGTGA
- a CDS encoding DinB family protein produces MTRTDDMPSAWDERTQLTTFLDYARDTARAKCEDLSDTDAARAPLPGSPLMTPSGLVNHLRWVEYYWFRVVFLGEEDEGPWTDEDPDREMRIAVDLPLAQVLDEYAEHAERHRKLVAEHDLDTTAQRATRDGRHVDLRWILLHLIEETARHNGHLDILRELIDGRTGV; encoded by the coding sequence ATGACGAGAACAGACGACATGCCTTCCGCGTGGGACGAGCGCACCCAGCTCACCACCTTCCTCGACTACGCCCGGGACACCGCCCGCGCCAAGTGCGAGGACCTCTCCGACACGGACGCCGCCAGGGCGCCCCTGCCGGGTTCGCCGCTGATGACCCCGAGCGGCCTGGTCAACCATCTGCGCTGGGTCGAGTACTACTGGTTCCGGGTCGTGTTCCTCGGCGAGGAGGACGAGGGGCCGTGGACCGACGAGGACCCCGACCGCGAGATGCGCATCGCCGTCGACCTCCCGCTCGCGCAGGTGCTCGACGAGTACGCCGAACACGCCGAGCGGCACCGCAAGCTGGTCGCCGAGCACGACCTCGACACCACGGCGCAACGGGCGACGCGCGACGGCCGTCATGTGGACCTGCGCTGGATCCTCCTGCACCTGATCGAGGAGACGGCCCGGCACAACGGCCACCTCGACATCCTGCGCGAACTGATCGACGGCCGCACCGGCGTCTAG
- a CDS encoding ABC transporter ATP-binding protein codes for MKKEELVLPAPREAGADGEGEQLLVVQGLTKHFPVKGGFPIRRTVGQVQAVDGIDLSVRAGESFGLVGESGCGKSTTGRLITRLLEPTAGTITYRGQDISHASRRQLAPIRSEIQMIFQDPYSSLNPRQTVGKIISGPMEVNGIEPAGGREKRVRELLEIVGLNPEHYNRFPHEFSGGQRQRIGVARALALEPKLIVADEPVSALDVSIQAQVVNLLQQVRQELGIAFLFIAHDLAVVRHFSQRVAVMYLGKIIEVGDRDSIYTRPRHPYTHALLSAVPEVNVAGGEAASRERIRLAGDVPSPIAPPSGCRFRTRCWKAQDKCAAEEPPLVQISGNHEGHLTACHFPEEPTIEGREEDIVLDPALAALEEGNG; via the coding sequence GTGAAGAAAGAGGAACTCGTTCTCCCCGCCCCGCGCGAGGCGGGCGCCGACGGCGAGGGGGAGCAACTGCTCGTCGTGCAGGGGCTCACCAAGCACTTCCCGGTCAAGGGCGGCTTCCCGATCCGGCGTACGGTCGGTCAGGTGCAGGCCGTGGACGGCATCGACCTGAGCGTGCGGGCCGGCGAGAGCTTCGGCCTGGTGGGGGAGTCGGGGTGCGGCAAGTCCACGACCGGCCGGCTGATCACCCGGCTCCTGGAGCCCACGGCCGGGACGATCACGTACCGCGGGCAGGACATCTCGCACGCCTCGCGCCGGCAGCTGGCGCCGATCCGGTCCGAGATCCAGATGATCTTCCAGGACCCCTACTCCTCGCTCAACCCCCGGCAGACCGTCGGCAAGATCATCTCCGGGCCGATGGAGGTCAACGGGATCGAGCCCGCGGGCGGCCGGGAGAAGCGGGTGCGTGAGCTGCTGGAGATCGTGGGTCTCAACCCCGAGCACTACAACCGCTTCCCGCACGAGTTCTCCGGCGGCCAGCGGCAACGGATCGGTGTCGCCCGGGCGTTGGCACTCGAGCCGAAGCTGATCGTGGCCGACGAGCCGGTCTCGGCGCTCGACGTGTCGATCCAGGCGCAGGTGGTCAACCTGCTCCAGCAGGTCCGGCAGGAACTCGGCATCGCGTTCCTGTTCATCGCCCACGACCTGGCCGTCGTACGGCACTTCTCGCAGCGGGTGGCCGTCATGTACCTCGGGAAGATCATCGAGGTCGGCGACCGCGACTCCATCTACACCCGGCCCCGGCACCCGTACACCCATGCGCTGCTCTCCGCGGTCCCCGAGGTGAACGTGGCCGGCGGGGAGGCGGCCTCACGGGAGCGGATCCGGCTGGCCGGGGACGTGCCGTCGCCCATCGCTCCGCCCTCGGGCTGCCGGTTCCGGACCCGGTGCTGGAAGGCGCAGGACAAGTGCGCGGCCGAGGAGCCGCCGTTGGTCCAGATCTCCGGGAACCACGAAGGTCATCTGACGGCCTGTCACTTTCCGGAGGAGCCGACGATCGAGGGGCGCGAGGAGGACATCGTGCTGGACCCGGCGCTGGCGGCGCTGGAGGAGGGCAACGGGTGA
- a CDS encoding FAD/NAD(P)-binding protein, which produces MIEVAVRGHPYVVAVVGVGLYGLSTLERLVANIPEYVPKKDREIHIHLIDPCLDRGSRTWAVDQPSELWMNSHAGMMTLFTDDSSSCEGPVRKGPTLQEWAASAGEVLSSDETLNGLVDAFSPYRWASRSVMGKYMGWFLDHVVQNAPSNVRIHRHGKLAVEVSSASDSLQEGESVKLADDPVPLVCHRVILAQGRPATEPTPEQQELRRTMSSYGGSHEPPGQASLSKTAHIKPGDRVLLRGLGLTFFDYLQLLTTVRGGTFHRAANGSLTYEPSGNEPRIFAISRTGVLAHPVRWWPMTGSLVMCPVPRFTSPQIFSELALRCDTAVALKEATARMSSELLYFYYSDTLSADPERSSSAWHRFQQTYPSLEPGSPAQEELIASLFPMEERIDLDRMMDPLQGETFSTLESLQTWMRRHIAQITNRTLTKEHSRDLALRTALAYITASLQEASRSRGFEANPDFYKGIWDWAWAKMAILTGGAPWPRQLELQALSRCGVVTFLGKESGVAHAPEAGTVKCVSETVPVTVGIDHLIEARHSMPTVTQTSDALLRNLVQRGEISWRGFDRTSSPRAPGPQRVTVTRYGSLVTTDNRVSRTIYAVGADTSNPILTPGLPRVGTDSDVFHLTDRVARHLLESLIRGYPDTSTEE; this is translated from the coding sequence GTGATCGAGGTGGCGGTCCGTGGTCACCCGTACGTCGTAGCCGTGGTCGGGGTGGGCCTCTACGGTCTGTCAACGCTCGAGCGTCTCGTAGCCAACATCCCTGAGTATGTGCCGAAAAAAGATCGGGAAATCCACATACATCTCATCGATCCCTGCCTCGACCGAGGCAGTCGCACCTGGGCAGTCGATCAACCGAGCGAACTCTGGATGAATTCGCATGCCGGCATGATGACGCTTTTCACGGATGATTCCTCAAGCTGTGAGGGACCTGTTCGGAAAGGTCCCACGCTTCAGGAGTGGGCGGCTTCGGCGGGCGAGGTCCTGAGTTCAGACGAGACGCTGAACGGTCTTGTGGATGCCTTCTCTCCCTATCGCTGGGCATCCCGTTCGGTGATGGGCAAGTACATGGGATGGTTCCTGGATCACGTGGTACAGAACGCGCCCAGTAACGTGCGTATACATCGACACGGGAAGCTGGCGGTGGAAGTTTCGTCGGCATCCGACTCACTTCAGGAGGGCGAGTCCGTCAAACTGGCGGATGACCCGGTTCCGCTCGTCTGTCATCGCGTTATTCTCGCGCAAGGCAGACCCGCGACGGAACCGACTCCCGAACAGCAGGAGTTGCGGCGGACCATGTCCTCATACGGGGGAAGCCACGAGCCGCCCGGCCAAGCCTCGCTATCGAAGACCGCGCACATCAAGCCGGGAGATCGCGTGCTCCTGCGCGGACTGGGTCTCACATTCTTCGACTACCTACAGCTCCTCACGACAGTTCGTGGCGGAACTTTTCACCGGGCAGCCAACGGGTCTCTGACATACGAACCGTCCGGTAACGAGCCCCGAATTTTTGCGATCTCGAGGACGGGAGTGCTGGCGCATCCCGTCCGGTGGTGGCCGATGACCGGCAGTCTGGTGATGTGTCCCGTGCCTCGATTCACCTCCCCCCAAATATTCTCCGAGCTGGCCCTGAGATGTGACACGGCAGTCGCTCTGAAAGAGGCGACTGCGCGCATGTCGTCGGAACTCCTGTATTTCTACTACTCCGATACCCTTTCCGCAGACCCAGAGCGCTCCTCAAGCGCCTGGCATCGATTCCAGCAGACGTATCCGTCCCTTGAACCGGGTTCGCCGGCTCAGGAGGAACTGATCGCGTCGCTCTTCCCAATGGAGGAGCGAATCGACCTCGACCGCATGATGGACCCGCTCCAGGGTGAGACATTCAGCACCCTGGAGTCCCTGCAAACGTGGATGCGGCGGCATATCGCACAGATTACCAATCGCACCCTGACCAAGGAACACAGCCGCGATCTGGCCTTGCGCACCGCTCTCGCGTACATCACGGCCTCCCTTCAGGAAGCTTCGCGCTCGCGTGGATTCGAGGCGAACCCAGATTTTTACAAAGGTATATGGGATTGGGCATGGGCCAAGATGGCCATCCTGACGGGGGGTGCACCGTGGCCGAGGCAGTTGGAGTTGCAGGCCCTCTCCCGGTGTGGAGTGGTGACATTCCTGGGCAAGGAGTCCGGCGTCGCCCATGCCCCCGAAGCGGGGACGGTGAAATGTGTGAGCGAAACCGTTCCAGTCACCGTGGGCATCGATCACCTGATAGAGGCGCGTCATTCGATGCCCACCGTGACACAGACGAGCGACGCGCTACTGAGGAATCTGGTCCAGCGTGGAGAAATCTCCTGGAGGGGATTCGACCGCACTTCCTCGCCTCGTGCCCCCGGGCCTCAGAGGGTCACCGTCACGCGGTACGGAAGTTTGGTGACCACTGACAACCGGGTGAGTCGGACCATTTACGCAGTCGGTGCCGACACATCGAATCCCATTCTGACGCCAGGTTTGCCGCGCGTGGGAACCGACAGCGATGTTTTCCACCTGACCGACCGAGTAGCACGACACCTCCTGGAATCCCTCATTCGAGGCTACCCGGACACGTCTACGGAGGAATGA
- a CDS encoding AfsR/SARP family transcriptional regulator, protein MLTPRPRFRLLGPLDVEIDGRVVVLTGRQRALCAVLLLHANHVVSVDRLIQCLWDDRPPGAGAARVRALVAEVRRALGPAGTELLTTRRPGYVMHAGPDELDLLAFENLIRDASRAAADGDWRTARRSGEQALALWRDEPLSDLSEVAVREAERQRLAELHLVAREGVAEAGIETGRHREAIAELLRLTAAHPLRERPHGLLMRALHQDGRSAEALELYTALRRRMVDELGMEPSADLRDLHQRLLRGGGVSAGAPPERPAPASERPVPRQLPPTPRRFVGRDRELDRLESCLRTSEPLALIVGPAGVGKSALALNWAHRVADRFPDGQLFLDMRGFDNAEPMTPGEALPLLLQGLGCAPRDIPLGAEAQTALYRTLLADRRVLVVLDDVADASYVRRLLPASAGSLTLVTSRDKLSGLVTLDGAYRVSCDVLDSAAALELISGAVGVEAVAADPEAAAQLVELCDHLPLALCVAGSWIGDRPGSIRAYVRDLADRGRLARLHVEGEESVAVRAALDLSYGVLPEEARRAFRSLGALPGTGRSVPAAAAAAGTDEHRLADLLRLAQRVHLLRDVEHGRPAWHDLVHEYARDRTAAEDSPEERAAAVTRVLDHYLQSVVNAAATAGLYVMRTRPPAVEGSLPREFAGPEEAYAWFDGEWDDIAAAIGHAAEHGPAPYVWWLVDALQDLFHHRRPLSDWMRLATLAREVAARGGDEVGQASMCLSLGSARWRNGDLRGALTEYEEAEELARRAGWTYGEAGSLQGKGVTLKLLGELRRALPCYDRALALYRTLDNVKNVEIMLINTASLNLALGRLDAAEEAACAALDLIGDTVHHNRAMALVNLALVRQKQARFDEATAALRTCFLVSRDSGSTYTEAVALEALGRVRADSGRDDRALLAYEDALAVSRRVENRNCQVDSLVGVASVKLRAGRAEETAEHLDAAFEIAEHTGHRAGLVEVLLARADLARAQGRPADALDHLERAERLAADGNPLTLPRVHLTTALTLLDTDTDTDTDTDDTAITRARDAATLAAALARSSGQRLLHARATAALASAHEAHGDTGPAHEARTEATALYATLGVRHPPGAPAPHRPLPHHRHRELPPDAESRLTLYLTEHFDG, encoded by the coding sequence ATGCTCACCCCACGGCCCCGGTTCCGCCTGCTCGGACCGCTGGACGTCGAGATCGACGGACGGGTCGTCGTACTCACCGGCCGGCAACGCGCGCTGTGCGCCGTGCTCCTGCTGCACGCCAACCATGTCGTCTCCGTCGACCGGCTGATTCAGTGCCTGTGGGACGACCGGCCGCCCGGCGCGGGCGCGGCCCGGGTACGAGCCCTCGTCGCGGAGGTGCGGCGCGCCCTCGGCCCGGCGGGGACGGAGCTACTGACCACCCGTCGGCCCGGCTACGTCATGCACGCGGGCCCGGACGAACTCGACCTGCTGGCCTTCGAGAACCTCATCAGGGACGCCTCGCGGGCCGCGGCCGACGGCGACTGGCGAACGGCCCGGCGCAGCGGTGAACAGGCCCTCGCGCTGTGGCGGGACGAGCCGCTGTCCGACCTGTCGGAGGTCGCGGTGCGCGAGGCCGAGCGCCAACGCCTGGCCGAACTGCACCTCGTGGCCCGCGAGGGCGTGGCCGAGGCGGGGATCGAGACCGGCCGGCACCGCGAGGCCATCGCCGAACTCCTCCGGCTGACCGCCGCCCACCCGCTGCGCGAACGCCCGCACGGCCTGCTGATGCGCGCCCTGCACCAGGACGGCCGCAGCGCCGAGGCCCTGGAGCTGTACACCGCGCTGCGCCGGCGCATGGTGGACGAACTCGGCATGGAGCCCTCGGCCGACCTCAGGGACCTGCACCAGCGGCTGCTGCGCGGCGGCGGCGTCTCCGCGGGCGCCCCGCCCGAGCGGCCCGCCCCGGCGTCCGAGCGCCCCGTCCCGCGCCAACTCCCACCCACCCCACGCCGTTTCGTCGGCCGCGACCGTGAACTCGACCGCCTCGAGTCCTGTCTGCGCACCTCGGAACCGCTCGCCCTGATCGTGGGACCGGCGGGCGTCGGCAAGAGCGCGCTGGCGCTGAACTGGGCCCACCGGGTCGCCGACCGCTTCCCCGACGGCCAGCTCTTCCTCGACATGCGGGGCTTCGACAACGCCGAGCCGATGACCCCCGGAGAGGCCCTGCCGCTGCTCCTCCAGGGCCTGGGCTGCGCCCCGCGCGACATCCCGCTGGGCGCCGAGGCACAGACCGCGCTGTACCGGACGCTGCTCGCGGACCGCAGGGTGCTGGTCGTCCTCGACGACGTGGCCGACGCGTCGTACGTACGGCGGCTGCTGCCCGCCTCGGCGGGCTCGCTGACGCTGGTGACGAGCCGCGACAAGCTCAGCGGCCTGGTCACCCTGGACGGCGCCTACCGGGTGTCCTGCGACGTCCTCGACAGCGCCGCCGCACTGGAGCTGATCAGCGGCGCGGTCGGCGTGGAGGCCGTCGCCGCCGATCCGGAGGCCGCGGCACAACTCGTCGAACTCTGCGACCACCTGCCGCTCGCCCTGTGCGTCGCGGGCTCCTGGATCGGCGACCGGCCAGGCAGTATCCGGGCTTACGTCCGTGACCTCGCGGACCGGGGGCGACTGGCCCGGCTGCATGTCGAGGGCGAGGAGTCCGTCGCCGTCCGGGCCGCGCTCGACCTGTCGTACGGAGTGCTGCCGGAGGAGGCCCGGCGGGCCTTCCGCTCGCTGGGCGCGCTGCCGGGCACCGGCCGGTCGGTCCCGGCGGCCGCCGCGGCCGCCGGGACCGACGAACATCGCCTGGCCGACCTGCTGCGGCTGGCCCAGCGGGTCCATCTGCTGCGCGACGTCGAGCACGGCCGCCCGGCCTGGCACGACCTCGTGCACGAGTACGCCCGTGACCGGACGGCCGCCGAGGACTCCCCCGAGGAGCGGGCCGCCGCCGTCACGCGCGTCCTCGACCACTACCTCCAGAGCGTCGTCAACGCGGCCGCCACGGCCGGCCTGTACGTCATGCGCACCCGCCCGCCCGCCGTCGAGGGCTCCCTGCCGCGGGAGTTCGCCGGCCCCGAGGAGGCGTACGCCTGGTTCGACGGCGAGTGGGACGACATCGCGGCCGCGATCGGACACGCCGCCGAGCACGGCCCCGCGCCGTACGTGTGGTGGCTGGTGGACGCGCTCCAGGACCTCTTCCACCACCGCAGGCCGCTCTCCGACTGGATGCGGCTGGCCACCCTCGCCCGGGAGGTGGCCGCGCGCGGCGGGGACGAGGTCGGCCAGGCCTCCATGTGCCTGTCCCTGGGCAGCGCCCGCTGGCGCAACGGGGACCTGCGGGGCGCCCTGACGGAGTACGAGGAGGCGGAGGAGCTGGCCCGCCGGGCCGGCTGGACGTACGGCGAGGCCGGCAGCCTCCAGGGCAAGGGCGTCACCCTCAAACTGCTGGGCGAGCTGCGCCGCGCGCTGCCCTGCTACGACCGTGCCCTCGCGCTCTACCGAACCCTGGACAACGTCAAGAACGTGGAGATCATGCTGATCAACACGGCGTCCCTGAACCTCGCCCTGGGCCGCCTGGACGCGGCCGAGGAAGCGGCGTGCGCGGCCCTCGACCTGATCGGCGACACGGTCCACCACAACCGCGCGATGGCCCTCGTCAACCTCGCCCTGGTCCGGCAGAAGCAGGCCCGGTTCGACGAGGCGACGGCGGCGCTGCGCACCTGTTTCCTGGTCTCCCGCGACTCCGGGTCCACCTACACGGAGGCCGTGGCCCTGGAGGCGCTGGGCCGGGTCCGCGCCGACTCCGGCCGGGACGACCGCGCGCTGCTCGCCTACGAGGACGCCCTCGCCGTCTCCCGGCGGGTGGAGAACCGCAACTGCCAGGTCGACAGCCTGGTCGGGGTCGCCTCGGTGAAGCTGCGCGCGGGCCGTGCCGAGGAGACTGCCGAACACCTCGACGCCGCCTTCGAGATCGCCGAGCACACCGGCCACCGGGCGGGCCTCGTCGAGGTCCTGCTGGCCCGCGCCGACCTGGCCCGCGCGCAGGGCCGCCCGGCCGACGCCCTGGACCATCTGGAGCGCGCCGAACGCCTCGCGGCCGACGGCAACCCCCTCACCCTCCCGCGCGTCCACCTCACCACCGCCCTGACGCTCCTCGACACCGACACCGACACCGACACCGACACCGACGACACCGCCATCACCCGGGCCCGCGACGCGGCGACCCTGGCGGCCGCCCTCGCCCGGAGCTCCGGCCAGCGTCTCCTGCACGCCCGTGCCACGGCGGCCCTCGCCTCCGCCCACGAGGCCCACGGCGACACCGGGCCGGCCCACGAGGCCAGGACGGAGGCGACCGCCCTGTACGCGACGCTGGGCGTCCGGCACCCTCCCGGGGCGCCCGCCCCGCACCGCCCGCTGCCCCACCACCGTCACCGTGAGCTCCCTCCGGACGCCGAGTCCCGCCTCACCCTGTACCTGACCGAGCACTTCGACGGCTGA
- a CDS encoding class I SAM-dependent methyltransferase, whose protein sequence is MVDHSFADLTLAALYDSINPWGPDDDFYLNLVRSADSVLDVGCGTGRLLARAASDGHPGRLTGLDPAAAMLVQARRRAPGVEWLLGDLTTRLWQGDFDLVVMTGHAFQVLLGDEELRGALRAVRSALGDGGRFVFETRNPGARAWETWTPDRVREVTDADGRVVRVWHEVADEPSGDRVTFTETFDSPGWPRRHTGRATLRFLTPGSLTGFLAEAGLRVEEQYGNWDRRPLTRTSPEIITVATPSE, encoded by the coding sequence GTGGTCGATCATTCGTTCGCGGATCTGACACTCGCCGCGCTGTACGACAGCATCAATCCGTGGGGGCCGGACGACGACTTCTACCTGAACCTGGTGAGATCCGCCGACTCGGTGCTCGACGTCGGCTGCGGTACGGGCCGGCTCCTCGCGCGGGCCGCGTCGGACGGCCACCCGGGACGGCTCACGGGCCTCGACCCGGCGGCCGCGATGCTCGTACAGGCCCGGCGCCGGGCGCCCGGCGTGGAGTGGCTGCTGGGGGACCTCACCACCCGTCTGTGGCAGGGCGACTTCGACCTCGTGGTCATGACGGGCCATGCCTTCCAGGTGCTTCTCGGCGACGAGGAACTGCGTGGCGCGCTGCGGGCCGTACGGTCGGCCCTGGGCGACGGCGGCCGGTTCGTGTTCGAGACCCGCAACCCGGGCGCGCGGGCCTGGGAGACCTGGACCCCGGACCGCGTCCGCGAGGTCACCGACGCGGACGGCCGGGTCGTACGGGTCTGGCACGAGGTGGCGGACGAACCGTCCGGTGACCGGGTCACGTTCACGGAGACCTTCGACTCCCCCGGCTGGCCCCGGCGCCACACCGGCCGCGCCACCCTCCGCTTCCTCACCCCGGGGAGCCTGACCGGTTTCCTGGCGGAGGCGGGGCTGCGGGTGGAGGAGCAGTACGGCAACTGGGACCGGAGACCGCTGACCCGAACCAGCCCCGAGATCATCACAGTGGCGACACCGTCCGAGTGA
- a CDS encoding ABC transporter ATP-binding protein — translation MTTVTKEAGAPVPAGAGAFLSVRDLHVSFTTEDGAVRAVDGLSFDLERGRTLGIVGESGSGKSVTNLTVLGLHNPMFTTVEGEILLEGQELTTARESELEKLRGNKVAMIFQDPLTALSPYYTVGRQIAEPYMKHRGASKKAAWERTVEMLGKVGIPNPRERAKDYPHQFSGGMRQRAMIAMALVCDPDLLIADEPTTALDVTVQAQILDLLKDLQREFGTAIIFITHDLGVIADMADDIMVMYAGGAVERGTTEQVLRSPQHPYTWGLLNSMPRLDSDLGTPLAPIPGAPPSLLNPPSGCRFHPRCTFRDRVGGNRCVTERPLLAPDRASACHLTAEQKRTIFMDEIKPRLG, via the coding sequence GTGACCACTGTGACCAAGGAGGCCGGGGCGCCCGTCCCGGCCGGCGCGGGCGCGTTCCTCTCGGTGCGGGACCTGCACGTCAGTTTCACCACGGAGGACGGTGCCGTCCGGGCCGTCGACGGGCTCTCCTTCGACCTCGAACGAGGCCGCACCCTCGGTATCGTCGGCGAGTCCGGATCCGGGAAGTCCGTCACCAACCTGACCGTCCTCGGGCTGCACAACCCGATGTTCACCACCGTCGAGGGCGAGATCCTGCTGGAGGGTCAGGAGCTGACCACGGCCCGGGAGTCGGAACTGGAGAAACTGCGCGGCAACAAGGTCGCGATGATCTTCCAGGACCCGCTCACCGCGCTCTCCCCGTACTACACCGTCGGCCGGCAGATCGCCGAGCCGTACATGAAGCACCGGGGCGCCTCGAAGAAGGCCGCCTGGGAGCGCACGGTGGAGATGCTCGGCAAGGTCGGCATCCCCAACCCGCGGGAACGGGCGAAGGACTACCCCCACCAGTTCTCCGGCGGTATGCGGCAGCGCGCGATGATCGCGATGGCGCTGGTCTGCGACCCCGACCTGCTGATCGCCGACGAGCCGACCACCGCGCTCGACGTCACCGTCCAGGCGCAGATCCTCGACCTGCTCAAGGACCTTCAGCGGGAGTTCGGCACCGCGATCATCTTCATCACGCACGACCTCGGGGTCATCGCCGACATGGCCGACGACATCATGGTGATGTACGCGGGCGGCGCGGTCGAGCGCGGGACGACCGAGCAGGTGCTGCGTTCACCGCAACACCCGTACACCTGGGGCCTGTTGAACTCCATGCCCCGGCTGGACTCGGACCTGGGCACTCCGCTCGCCCCCATCCCCGGCGCCCCGCCGTCGCTGCTGAACCCGCCCTCCGGCTGCCGATTCCACCCCCGCTGCACCTTCCGGGACCGGGTCGGCGGCAACCGCTGTGTCACCGAACGTCCCCTGCTGGCCCCGGACCGCGCCTCCGCCTGTCACCTCACGGCGGAACAGAAGCGGACCATCTTCATGGACGAGATCAAGCCCCGACTGGGGTAG
- a CDS encoding AfsR/SARP family transcriptional regulator gives MEIQLLGCVEARARSGDKLPLPHGTKLLLAALAWTPGTFVADETLIERVWQERRPQHPRDALYIQATRLRKALRADGQLTEGFELIRKRGGYVLAIDERRVDTARFRALVRQAQQEARAGDTETALGLYTRALELWRGEPLSDVRTAWAESTRVTLRREHREALVGSSELYLRVGRHEECLPQLHWLAEMHPFDEKVTGLLMLALHRGGRQADALDCFQLLRLRMIDLLGCEPGPELRSLHERILARDPRLRLGSAYATSV, from the coding sequence ATGGAAATTCAGCTGCTGGGCTGCGTCGAGGCACGGGCCCGCTCCGGCGACAAGCTGCCGCTTCCGCACGGCACCAAACTGCTGCTGGCGGCACTGGCCTGGACCCCCGGCACGTTCGTCGCCGACGAGACGCTGATCGAGCGGGTGTGGCAGGAGCGCCGGCCCCAGCACCCGCGCGACGCCCTGTACATCCAGGCCACCCGGCTGCGAAAGGCGCTGCGGGCCGACGGGCAGCTGACCGAGGGCTTCGAACTGATCCGCAAGCGGGGCGGATATGTCCTGGCGATCGACGAGCGCCGCGTCGACACCGCGCGGTTCCGCGCCCTGGTCCGGCAGGCGCAGCAGGAGGCCCGCGCCGGCGACACCGAGACGGCCCTCGGCCTGTACACGCGGGCCCTGGAGCTGTGGCGGGGCGAGCCGCTGTCCGACGTGCGCACGGCCTGGGCGGAGTCGACGCGGGTGACGCTGCGGCGCGAGCACCGGGAGGCACTGGTCGGCAGCTCCGAGCTGTACCTGCGCGTGGGGCGGCACGAGGAGTGCCTGCCGCAGCTGCACTGGCTGGCCGAGATGCACCCCTTCGACGAGAAGGTCACGGGGCTGCTGATGCTCGCCCTGCACCGCGGGGGGCGCCAGGCGGACGCGCTGGACTGCTTCCAGCTGCTGCGCCTGCGGATGATCGACCTGCTGGGCTGCGAACCGGGCCCGGAGCTGCGGTCCCTGCACGAACGGATCCTCGCCCGCGACCCGCGGCTGCGACTCGGCAGCGCCTACGCCACGTCCGTCTGA